Proteins found in one Muntiacus reevesi chromosome 2, mMunRee1.1, whole genome shotgun sequence genomic segment:
- the MARVELD1 gene encoding MARVEL domain-containing protein 1 encodes MLPPPPRQPPPQARAARGAVSLQRAFLRGPLGVLRLLQLLAGAAFWITIATSRYQGPVHFALFVSVLFWLLTLALYFLTLLGKQELVPVLGSRWLAVNVAHDLLAAALYGAAMGIMIGQTQSHSYCNLKDYQMSCAYHAFLAAAVCGGLCLGLYLLSALYGGCRHCQGEREVA; translated from the coding sequence ATGCTCCCGCCGCCCCCGCGCCAGCCACCGCCCCAGGCGCGCGCGGCCCGCGGCGCGGTGAGCCTGCAGCGGGCCTTTCTGCGCGGCCCGCTGGGCGTGCTgcggctgctgcagctgctggcgGGCGCCGCCTTCTGGATCACCATCGCCACCAGCCGGTACCAGGGCCCCGTGCACTTCGCGCTCTTCGTGTCCGTGCTCTTCTGGCTGCTGACCCTGGCCCTCTACTTCCTCACGCTGCTGGGCAAGCAGGAGCTGGTGCCGGTGCTGGGCTCGCGCTGGCTGGCGGTCAACGTGGCGCACGACCTGCTGGCGGCCGCGCTCTACGGCGCAGCGATGGGCATCATGATCGGGCAGACGCAGAGCCACAGCTACTGCAACCTCAAGGATTACCAGATGTCCTGCGCCTACCACGCCTTCCTGGCGGCAGCGGTCTGCGGCGGCCTCTGCCTCGGCCTCTACCTGCTCTCGGCGCTCTACGGAGGCTGCCGCCACTGCCAAGGCGAGCGGGAGGTGGCGTGA
- the AVPI1 gene encoding arginine vasopressin-induced protein 1: MGTPASVVSEPPPWRAPPEARGRKQAAANIFQDAELLQIQGLFQRSGDQLAEERAQIVWEYAGDHRVAEALKRLRRKRPPRQKPLGPSVHHCSRLRTAERCAPPAEPQSSATESASREQHVNSRRTSARIRRNWRKPGPTSYLHQIRH; the protein is encoded by the exons ATGGGTACCCCTGCCTCTGTGGTCAGCGAGCCACCCCCCTGGCGAGCCCCCCCGGAGGCCCGGGGCCGCAAGCAGGCCGCGGCCAACATCTTCCAGGATGCCGAGCTGCTGCAGATCCAGGGCCTGTTTCAGCGCAGTGGGGACCAGCTGGCCGAGGAACGGGCACAGATCGTCTGGGAGTATGCAGGGGACCATCGTGTGGCCGAGGCCTTGAAGAGGCTGCGCAGGAAGAGGCCCCCTCGGCAGAAGCCCCTGGGCCCCTCGGTACACCACTGCAGCCGGCTCAG AACTGCAGAGCGCTGTGCTCCACCAGCCGAACCACAGAGCAGCGCCACGGAGTCAGCTTCCAGGgagcagcatgtgaactctagGAGGACCAGTGCCCGGATCCGCCGGAACTGGAGGAAGCCAGGACCCACAAGCTACCTCCATCAGATCAGACACTGA